DNA from Calditrichota bacterium:
CAGGTCCTTGCCATCAGTCCTTACCTTCTCCTGACTGGGCGCACGCCATCACGGCCCACCCTTTGGGATGTCGCCCGCACATCCACCACACCAGCCACCTCCCGAAAAGCCACCATCCCTCCGTTGCTCGTGGAGAAGCACCGAAGTCGAATCCCAACCGTCAGGATCTCGTCGCGCTAATGATAACAATTTCTTTCATTAATTTCAAGGCTTTTTTGCAATTAGTCTTCCCTCAACCTGGTGCGATGCCCCGTGAGGGGTGCGCGATACGTCACGGGGGGAGACGATCCACGCCAGGGGAGCGGCGGCGAAGGTAGGTGCTTCATAGCGCACCTTTTGGCCAAAGCGCAGACCCCACTCTTCTTCTCGTGTGAAAAACCCCCAGCGAAGAATGCCTCGTCGCGTCCTGATGCCCGGCTCAGACCGCATGGCGAAGCGCGGTGCACGCACGCGCCAAAAACTTCTTGACATTCGCCTCAAAAACGCTAAATTTCGTTCACAGCTACCTGCGGAAGACAACACAACAAGGAGGAGCCCCGGTGAGGGTGGCCCTGATCATTAACCCGATGGCCGGCAACGGACGTGGCAGCAAAGCAGGACAACGGGCCCTCGCTGCCCTGACGCAGAAGGGCGTCGCGTGCGAGACCCTTGTGTCTGAATATCCCGGACATGCAGTGCACCTTGCGGAGAAGCTCGACCCCTCCGCCTTCGACGCTGTCGTCTGCGTGGGCGGCGACGGAACGCTGTTCGAGGTCGTCAATGGACTCCTCAATGCAGACGCACCGCCCTCCACTACGCTGGGCGTGGTGCCGGTGGGCAGCGGCAATTCCTTCTCCCAGGACCTGGGCATCTTTGCCGACTTTGCCGGGGCGATCGAGACGGTTGTCGGCAAGCAGAACAGGCCTGTCGATGTAGCCTGGTTTGAAGCCGGGGGGCAACGTTACTTCTTCCTGAATATGCTCGGCTTCGGCTTCGTCTCGGACGTCTGCTACGCAGCTTCCCGTTACAAGGTGCTGCGCCACTTGAGCTACGTGGTGGGCGTTTTCCAGATCACCGCGTCCCTTTCACACTACCACCTCGAACTCACGGTAGACGGAAAGACCTATGAGAGAACGAACTGTTTCGTAGAGATTTGCAACTCGCGCTACACTGCCGGCACCATGCTGATGGCTCCGCAGGCAGCCATTGACGATGGCTATCTGGATGTGGTCATCCTGAACCGCATCACTCGCCGCAAACTCCTTCGCTCCTTTCCTCGCATCTTTCGCGGCGCGCACCTGGAGCTCCCGGAGGTGGAGACTTTTCGGGGCCAGCACATCCGCGCCGTCACGGACCGGCAAAAGGTGCTCACCCCTGATGGGGAGCTCCTCGGGTCCACGCCCATCGAGGTGGGTATCCTTCCCAAACGTTTGCAGGTGTTGGGTCTGTGGCACAGATAGTCTCAGCGCTCTTGTGGATGTGGGGTGGGCTGCTCTTGGGCATCTTTGGCGGCACCATTGTGCTTGCCAGCTTCTTTCTTCCCATGCGCAGTTATGACCCGGTGCTTAAATGGATGTGTCGCACCCTGCTGAAATCTATCGGCATTCGGGTGCACGTCGAAGGTTTGCAGCACATCCGGCGGGACAGAACCTATCTCTTCATGAGCAATCACGTGAACATCTTCGACGTCTTCGTGCTTGGTGGTTACTTACCCCAGCTGGTGCGGGGCGTGGAGCTGGAGAGCCATTTCCGCTGGTTTTTCTACGGCACGGTTATCAAGAGAATCGGCAACATTCCCATCAGTCATCACCGACCGTTCAGCGCCATGCAAAGCCTCCGGCGGGCCGAGGAGGCGCTCCGCAAAGGCATCTCCATTGTCCTTCTGCCCGAGGGGCATCGCACTCTCGATGGCCGCCTCCGGCCCTTCAAGCGGGCACCGTTCGACATGGCGCGCTATGCAGGCGTAGATCTCGTGCCCGTAGCCATGGTCAACGCGTTCCGCATCAACCGCAAGGGGAGCTGGTTGATTCGTCCCGGTCATCTCACGCTGCGCATAGGCGAACCCATACCCTACGCGGAGCTGCGGCCTATGAGCAGCGTCTCTCTCAAAGAGATGGTACGCGACAAGATTGCCTGGCTCTTGAATGCCACCGAGCCAGAATGACTCATGCGCTGCAAGCTCGCTTGCCTGACCTCTCCAGGCAACGGCGACAATCGCCTTGACTTTGGCAGCGCATCTTCGTAGATTGGAACAAGCGGAGACATTGGAGTCACCCCTATTCGCCACCTGCCGAGGGCATGGATTTGTTGCCGGACGGCTCTCTGGTGAGTGAACTCTTGCAAGGGGCGCACGCGGGCTATGCTCCTTTGTGCGGAGTGACAGCGGTTGGGGATCAGGCTGGACTGTTCCAGAGAGACTCTGGGGTGAGGGGGTAGAATTGGCCCCAAATCCTCTGGCTATCAGAGCTCAAGGAGGGGAAACGTGGGCACGAGCGAACAGATTTGCCTGGGATTGAATCGCCTTTTCCCACGGCGCAGACTCATGGGCAGGGAATCACCCAGGAGTTACTTCGAAGCCGATATCGGTGAGGCAGAGGAAATCCTCTCGTCCTATGGGCCCCACCTTCGCCTGGCGGGCCAAAACATCCTGGATGGGGGATGTGGACTCGGCGGGAAGACGCTGTACTGCGCCCAGCACGGCGCACGATATGTCGTAGGCCTTGATAATGACCTCCACCACGTCCGGTACGCTGCAAAGTTCACCAAGGCCAGGAAAGCTCACAACCTCCGGTTCATGGTGGGTAGCCTGCGCTTCTTACCCTTCCCTTCCGACTCGTTCAACGTCGTTCTGCTCAATGGCGTCGTGGAGCACATCAGGAGGCCAGACCTTCAACCGGCCTTGGTGGAGTGCCGGAGGGTTCTCAAGCCTGGAGGTTTGCTCTGCGCCCTCTTCCCTCCCTGGACAAGCCCCAGCGCCGGCCACGTCTACGACTATATCCACATACCCTGGTGCCAGCTCTTGTTCTCGCGCGCGACAATTGTGGCAGCCCTCGAGAAGCTGAACCCCGCGCCTCGCTTCGGGAGGCTGTCGTACGTTGAGCACTTCTTGGAGCTCAATGGAATCACCATCGGGGAATTCAAACGGCTGGTAGAGGAAACCGGCTACGAGATGTTGGCCTTTCGTCTGAAAATGGTCAAAGGCTTGAATTTCCTGAGTAGGGTCCCGGTGGTGAACAAGTACCTCACTTCGCATGTGGTCGCTGTCCTGCGCAAGCGCACTTGACGGAGAGGCCTAAGGTTACCCGAAGTCGGACATGTCGAGGCGCAGCGCAGCCAGACGGCGCAGCCACGAATTCGGGCCACCGAGGTGCTATTCCCCAAACTGGTAGACAGAAAGGAACAGAGTGCGACAGACAGTGGATGCTCAAGTCAGCTCGGCCAGGAACGTTGGGGAAGAATCAACTCACCCCTACCGGGTGTTAGCAGCTGTGATGTTGGGGGGCATCATGGGGCCCATTGACGGAAGCATCGTCAATGTCGTCTTGCCCACCATTAGTGCTTCCTTCGGTGTGCCGATTTCGACGGTGCAGTGGGTGCCCATGACCTACTTGCTCACCATAAGCAGCCTGCTGATGTTCTTCGGTCGCCTTGGCGACATCATAGGTTACAGACGAGTGTACCTGTGGGGTCTGGGTGGGTTCGTCCTGGCTTCCGCCATGTGTGGGTTAGCCCCCACTGCTGGCTGGCTCATCGCCTGCCGTGCTCTCCAGGGATTGGCCGCCGGCATGATGATGGCTGTTCCCTTTGCCCTCATCACCGCCTCATTTCCCCCGGAGGAGCGAGGCAAGGCTCTAGGCATCAATGCCATCAGCATCTCGGCCGGTCTTGCCATCGGTCCCTCGTTGGGCGGCCTCATCACCTCATTGCTCGGCTGGCGGTTCGTGTTCTTGGTCAACCTCCCCATTGGCCTTGCCGGACTCCTCTTCGCCGCAAGGGTCTTGCCGCCAATCAGAGGCGAGTCGGGCGGAGTCGACTGGGCGGGGGCGAGCAGCGGCTTCATGGCTCTGCTGGGGCTGTTGCTTTTCGTCAACCGGGCGCAGACAGGGAATCCCTCAGTGTTTGCCTGGTGCGCACTTGCCATGGCGCTAGTCGCCGGGGCGGTTTTCCTTACTGCTGAAAAGAAGGTCCGCTCGCCCCTGCTGGACCTGAGTCTGTTCACCAATGGCGTCTTCAGCCTGGGACTCCTTGCTGCCCTGCTGAGCTTCATGTCCCAATACGTGCTCGTCTTCCTGACGCCCTTCTACCTGCACAGGGTCCTCT
Protein-coding regions in this window:
- a CDS encoding diacylglycerol kinase family lipid kinase: MRVALIINPMAGNGRGSKAGQRALAALTQKGVACETLVSEYPGHAVHLAEKLDPSAFDAVVCVGGDGTLFEVVNGLLNADAPPSTTLGVVPVGSGNSFSQDLGIFADFAGAIETVVGKQNRPVDVAWFEAGGQRYFFLNMLGFGFVSDVCYAASRYKVLRHLSYVVGVFQITASLSHYHLELTVDGKTYERTNCFVEICNSRYTAGTMLMAPQAAIDDGYLDVVILNRITRRKLLRSFPRIFRGAHLELPEVETFRGQHIRAVTDRQKVLTPDGELLGSTPIEVGILPKRLQVLGLWHR
- a CDS encoding 1-acyl-sn-glycerol-3-phosphate acyltransferase, with translation MAQIVSALLWMWGGLLLGIFGGTIVLASFFLPMRSYDPVLKWMCRTLLKSIGIRVHVEGLQHIRRDRTYLFMSNHVNIFDVFVLGGYLPQLVRGVELESHFRWFFYGTVIKRIGNIPISHHRPFSAMQSLRRAEEALRKGISIVLLPEGHRTLDGRLRPFKRAPFDMARYAGVDLVPVAMVNAFRINRKGSWLIRPGHLTLRIGEPIPYAELRPMSSVSLKEMVRDKIAWLLNATEPE
- a CDS encoding class I SAM-dependent methyltransferase, encoding MGTSEQICLGLNRLFPRRRLMGRESPRSYFEADIGEAEEILSSYGPHLRLAGQNILDGGCGLGGKTLYCAQHGARYVVGLDNDLHHVRYAAKFTKARKAHNLRFMVGSLRFLPFPSDSFNVVLLNGVVEHIRRPDLQPALVECRRVLKPGGLLCALFPPWTSPSAGHVYDYIHIPWCQLLFSRATIVAALEKLNPAPRFGRLSYVEHFLELNGITIGEFKRLVEETGYEMLAFRLKMVKGLNFLSRVPVVNKYLTSHVVAVLRKRT
- a CDS encoding MFS transporter, with amino-acid sequence MLGGIMGPIDGSIVNVVLPTISASFGVPISTVQWVPMTYLLTISSLLMFFGRLGDIIGYRRVYLWGLGGFVLASAMCGLAPTAGWLIACRALQGLAAGMMMAVPFALITASFPPEERGKALGINAISISAGLAIGPSLGGLITSLLGWRFVFLVNLPIGLAGLLFAARVLPPIRGESGGVDWAGASSGFMALLGLLLFVNRAQTGNPSVFAWCALAMALVAGAVFLTAEKKVRSPLLDLSLFTNGVFSLGLLAALLSFMSQYVLVFLTPFYLHRVLSLPPNKVGLVMTASPLAVMLIAAFSGWLSDRVGTRTLACVGAGISSIALALMAQLPADARPREVALRLALFGLGTGIFQSPNNSAVMGSVPKSRLGTASGVLATMRNVGMVLGVAIAGLVVYALAPPEVLRKPSLTPMEAQSFLHAFRHALVVGSVLSAAASVVSLARRTREG